The following nucleotide sequence is from Diospyros lotus cultivar Yz01 chromosome 3, ASM1463336v1, whole genome shotgun sequence.
TCAtacttaaattataataaacaaaTGCTACCAAAACAACATGACAGCAACATTTTTATAAGTAGGAGCTATTTTAGTGTTTTTATAATTCTTTCATAGATAGCAtgcaaaacttaattaacaaatcttatgttttaaataaaaactgtGAATCAAAATTTAACCTGCATGTCATTGCCAAGTCACAAAGAAAGAAACACAAAGTCGTCGGTTGGTTGTAAATACTTGACAACCCTAATACAAGAGAGAGGCATTAACTTCAAAGGGGAATTAATACTTGCCCACCTATGATGTATGTACGCTTTGATTTGTTTGAAAGGCACCCACCTGAGTGAGGATGAGTTTTCTATCACTCATTCACATTCTCCAGTAGAGATTAAGTCAACGTTTGTTGCAAGCAACTATAGGGCTCATATTTACTTTCTTGGCTCTCTGTAAACAAATTGATTAATCTTTGGAAAATGTTGGCAACAACACCCATGTAACTGAGTCAACTACCATAGCAttaccaaatatatataatatatgtgtgtgtgtgtgttcacaGATCATTTTTGGAAGGAGGGGGGGTAGATCTAGTTTGCAGTATCATTGTCACATTATAGTGTTCACTTTTTCTTTAATCGTACTTAATTGAGTCTTTACTCAAAAGAGTTCTCGatcaatattaataaatatgtaaatatataaatatgtagtTGAACTAATAAGATGGGTACACATGATCAACTGCTTAATTGGGCTTACAATGTCCAtacattatttgaatatttgagTCTAAGGCCAAGGAATTTAGATTCATTCTTGACTAAGTAATTACTTGTGAAAGATTGTCAAGAATGGCATCACAGAAGATAATGGtggaaaagtatttttttttcttgaagctTATCAGGAATTCTAGTGGGAGAGTGCAATAGAAGTGATGTGGCAGTAGGAGTGGTGTGTAGGAGAACCACTTGTGGAAATTGTAAGTGATGATgtctgtgtgtgtatttatacaatacataaaattcaaaaaaaaaaaaaaaaaagaaagagaaagataagCCCCTCCTTTTCCTTTATATGAAAATGACTTTATGCCAAATTCCAGCCTCTCTCTCTTATATTAAGCTCACACCACTCATCCACTTTTTGCCTCTTATGCTCACAGTTGCCTTGTGAGCAtatatgagaaagagagagagagagagagagacctaaTTAGTTTGTTGTTAAAGCAAAGTGAGAATGGTTGGCCATCTCAATCAATCAGTAAACTCATATGGTGAAATCTTACTAAAATGGGAAATTATAAGAACTCTTGGGCAAAGGGCAAACTACCTTGCAGGTGTGATGGCAAGTGTTAAAAGCTGACTAGAACTTTGATTACATTTCTAAGTCTAGTTAAATCCCACTTTGATTAAAGCAAAATTTGTGAAAACTTGGTTTTCAACTTAAGAGTGCAAGAATCAAGTACGTGAAATTTTACCCAACTTTTTTGtcttctaaaattttcaatagaTATTCAACCTTTTGGCTGACTATTTCTTTTATAATAACGTATCAAGCCTTTATCGCACTATATAGGGTCATCTATACATAAATTCTAACTCACCAATCATTTGCCAACTATTTCCTCTAAACCCCACAAATTGATCCTAACTTCATAGATTTTATATGCAGTATGATAACAGATTTGAGGAAAAAAGTGAGTCCGAACTAGCCAGTTAGTCCATAAGATAGTCCAGTAGCACTTGAGAAGCTTGTAGAGTTGGTGACGGAAGTCTAATTTCCAGAGCTAATCCCCTAACTAGCTACTCTAGGCTTATTAGGAGCCTTATCTGTACTGGGTTGGGACTTGGCCGGTGATAAAGGGAGGGGAGAGGATGGCTTGAAGTAGTTGTAAGTTGACAAAATAAAAGGAGTTGAAGACTAGAGGCATAGGATAGAAAGTGAAAAGCTACAGCTTCACAAACGCTAGAAAGTAAGCAGGCCTTTAGCTTGCTGGTCAAGGAGCAATGAAAAGGAAACTTTTCGCAATGGTCTTGCAGAAGATTGAGGGCTAAAATTAATCCAGAATCTAGCGGTGTTGATGCACACAAATGTAAAATTTAGCTTTCGTGTCCGAAAATGTAGTCGCTTGTATGTTTTTGTTCTTCCCCTAGCAAAAAAAAAGCCAAAGCAATTGACATCTAGCAATCCCATTTGTACGGCAACTAAACTCCTGAAATAAATCAGTTTAAAACTGGTCTAAACAACAAACATGTTCTTGATTATCTAGATGTCTGGAAATGATGCAAATATTACTGCAACATTCATGAATGCATGCAAGAATTAAGCTAAGCCCCCACAGATTCCCGAAACACTAAAAATTGAACACGTTGATTTGAGACAGTCTAGGTCCTACTGAAAATATCAGTAAAATTGTAGGGTCAGAAACAGTCATATTTGGTGCTGAACCAAGTAGATTTAACTAGAATAATCCAGGTACAGGTAAAATATCATGTCAAAGCAGATGATTACCACCAACATTCCAACTAGAATGCATTCAAAACAAGATTCAGAATACTCAAAATACCATAATACATATAAACCAACCTCATATTTATTGAAATGGGGAATCCATCAACCAAGATCAATCTCAGTCCTCATTACCACTAAGAATTGTTGTCATGTGATCCTGGAGTACAGCCTCAGCCTTCGATAGTATTGACCtacacacaaaacatgcaaGGGACACAAATAGTAGAGACCAGAAGTTTGACTGGATACTGGATACTAGGATCTGTCATTACACTGGAGTCAAACCAACAACACCTGCAAACACAGGATTGGAATAGGAACTTAGAAGCAAATGCAAACTCAGAAAGGAAATCTGAGAAAAAAGCCAATCAGTGTGGCTAAGCTGTAAACACCAAGGTGACAATTAGAGCAAGCACATAAAGCtcaattcaaaaattgaaacaagaagTTGTGCCTAAACAATAGGTAAAGCAATGTGACCCATCAAACACAAATGGACCTTCAAATAGAATATGCCTCTAGAGGTAAGATCAGAACCACCGATATATCAGTTTGCATATAAGTAGAGTATGCTGCTCCTGATAAGACTTGAAAATGGACCTTCAACTAGAAAGACATAATTTTTATCCTTTAGTATGCCCTCGTAGGTATGAAATGCATATAAAACATACAAGGGACCAGAAGAGaagttgtaacgacccgttagtgggtctaggtgttatgggtattttagtttgcacattagagttgttgcctttattaattaattgttaaaaatattatatgagttggtaatgggggtaaattaatgaaaataatatttggtgtgaaaaagtctcaaagttgtgggctaaatgggtttgggccttatttgaattagaccattgataaataattaaatcttaagtgtaaatgaattgggttgaacccaaatctcaagaaaagtccattgggccttaattggattgggccatatattttgacttgggcttgggctatatattttgacttgggcttgggccatgggcatagagaatggtatcttaattaaaaagaaaaaagattaagaaaatggtaaaatgaccaaaatgggtaagagatatgtgaattgtgtgtgttagtatgaagggtaaattagagaaaattaaaagggagatggattgaaaggagttgggagacaagtctcccacattttttttttcctccttttctttcttcttactttcttgttcccttcttcttctccctctcccgattgtctcttcttcctccattgttcttcttcattgaagctttaagtggagactatggaattttcaatttcaaggggtgtcttcatGTCTTTGgattgcaaccatctaaggcaagttcccttccttcttgtttcaaattcaagatcttcttcttcttcttctccttatgattgtgtaagtttttcttctcttttttatcttttaatgcaagttcttgaaccttgtttccatcttagaaggcttgtttccttcatttttaagttattgctcttaaattcttattctcggattcattgaccatgttatgttctttggtctataactccttgtgtttatatccaaattgagatccgtttgttgggttgtaaactagacatcttaagctcaattttagacacaagaatcgatttttttgactaagatttgatcatgttatagccttgtaaatccctgctaagatctggaaattttactgctttcgagtaaactgaccttgttgtactctttagggtataactctctgtggttatatccgattcaagatccgtttgtttctatataaactagacttgataatcttcatttggtaaattttttagaatttttggctatgttttgagcctacagtatccttgtaaattcttgcccagaatctggaaattttctgctctgtttttgaataatctgttcttgcttcggtttttggggtataatgctctgtggttatatccaaattgtgatccatttattttttctataaaatatacttcatgggcttcgattcggtataagatttgaaatttttggttatgatttgtacccataacaaccttgttgaattctatgtagaattctgtaaattactgttacaaattctgccttgtttcgatttttgtggaatatctccttgtggttatttccgatttcaaatccagttgatgttccagaaactagactcattaggctttgatttggtatatcgtttgtggtatttgaccaaatattgagcccagattggatttttgaaaatatgcttgaaatctggaaatttctgaaatatgttgtcattcaactcttcctatgtagtctatccttcctacgtttaaaattatgatttttgtatagttcttccattgtttttttgaattattcttgataaccctcattgttggataaaagggttttattttccttatttcgataaatcttgcaatattaattcgttttcttgttgaacattgcaaaaatctaaatagggttttgtgtcaccctacatttcttaaggaatgacatttattcattagggtctagtgtcatgcaagatttagtgtttcttgcatgtataaattttgattccttgcgattattattggggtaaaaatataccgtaaatattggtttgggcatttctataagtatgagtcaataaatgtattaaaatttaccctgtgatcataagatagtgcacactttaatttatgtaattgtgcatgttaagcatgatttgagatttttcttaatcattgaggattgacatgaaatggggatatgcatatgtgatgcatgattatactgatttgcgcacctattattttgcgcgacggctaagtccgtggatgagaaaggatatcctatgagcgcttgacgcgggtgaggtggccatcaacctagaaggcgtggctcaaattgttatcatttgttgatgtattttcatgatgcatatatattcatgaatggatatatatatatatatataggccgtgagagccttgagaattatgcagaaaaatttcctactattggtgcatatgcatgagcatgggaacgagtgcataatatatgtaataatcacggcatgggaaattaatgtaaaccgagaacttatgagtcgcgttatactaatatctcatcatagagttgtttattctatcttgattatccctgcctttgattctatatctccatgctttataaatacacttgctgagccttgtggctcaccttgtttactctcatgtcattccaggtacaagtagagcagtggttgagggcgagcccagtggggctaaagcccagggttagaagtgtacagagaccttccaaattagatggtctatgttagcatttgtgatgagggcaagtgtgaggaaattttatgttgtaagatttgttagtgcccttgtatctcattttgtttagactatggtctaagatgttgtaaacctttatgttagcttccgctgagtttatctaaggatagtattatggtgttgtatgttattgttctatatcacacttgtgatgacctcctttcggatatcctatgctagcgggactatccggtagtgggccactacagaAGTGGTTGCCCTTAAGAGGCTCAGAGCTCCCAGGCACAAACATCAAAGAAGATGCATCCTTGAAAATGCATTAGAGGTCAAGATTCATAATCTACTTGCTCATAAGAGGGCCAAAAAAGCTGCCAAGAAAATAGTAGAACGAAGATCCAACAAGTCAAATGCATAAATCATCAATTTATTCATACCTATGGTAGTTAACAGTGATGTAGGAAATGAGTAGACTTTTTaatcaaaaattttagaatcaGGCAATTGAGCAActagtaattatttatttttgacatGTTGGACCAACTAGTAGAAGGCCCTCGATTTCTTCTTTTATATTACACAATATCATAGACACATTCATAACTCAAGTTTGAAATAGTTCAACTTCCAAGTGGACATGTTCAAAACCCTCTCTTAGAGATGCAAGTTCAGAGCAGCATTCATTTTGCAAATACATACAGTTGCAAATGGGACATGGTATTCTGATTCTAAAGACCAACCAGAAGCACCACAGCATATAACAAATTTCCCTAGagagatttttttcttttctttttctagacAAGTAAAAGATATATAGATGTACAAAGAAGGATCAAGGGAATTTTCATCATGAATGTGTGACCTACAAATGCCCGGAAAGTGTCTGCTTCTATGTTTCTGATGAGTGTTAATGCCTGTTACGGGTAAGTGACCTTGTACAAGCATTCTTGCTTGTTAGGTTGcaagtaaatattaaataaaaccAATCCACAAAATGGCCACCCCCAAAGCACTAAGAACAATCTCATACTCACCTGACCTAATAGGTGAAGAAACAATGTATGAATCCACGAAAGGACATTGGATTCCCCTTTTTTACCCCTTCCACAGCAAGTAGCTCTGCAACTTCTCAAGATTTTTGCAACTAAGCCTAAAATTTAGGGTAAGGACACGAAATAAGTAAACAAGCTCAACAAAGTACTCTTGAGAACTGCTCTTGATAAATTATGATGGATTCAACCTAACAAGATTCTTAGTGACCCATCCAAAGGGCTTTTGACTTGAAAGGCACCCCCAACAATAAACCAGGATTATGGTTGGGCAAGAACCCGAATTGAGACCAAATACTGCACTTTTGGAACCTCTCCCAttgaaataatttcttaatttactCAACTTTACCTAGAAAGATAATGAGCCTTCTCCAACCCTCACAAAGTGGGGAACAATGCCCTTTACACTTGATTTTACCTAGAAACCAGACCGACATCAAAGCATAATAGAACAAAAAGAGGAGCAACTGCCTCTGTTCCATTCCATAAGAAGTTATGCTATCATCTGTATAGAAGGCCCCTTTCCCTTCCCCTCACCCCCACATCAAGGCCATGCATAAAACCACCTTGCTCCATCATCCCTATCACCCTGCTtgaatcatccatcaacaaaaatgaaaagcaGATGTGGATAAATATCACTACCCCCAGTGGACTGAGATAAGTATGCTAGAGTTATGTTCACAAGAATTGGTAGCCTCACAATGTACTGCAACATTCATTTTCTAAGCTATATCCGAATGTTCTCATTTTATAAATACCACTGTGTCCAAACTTCATAAGGAACTGTTACTAGTACTTCAGGCCACAAAAACAATCTAAACCTAAAACTGGAACCTTTGCTATTAACCCATAAACTTCTCCACTTGTAGGAGCGAAATCACTGATAGCCCAAATAGGAAATGAAAACAGAAGTTGACACATGAAATAGAACCAGGAAATGTGACCAAAGATTAACAAGAAATGAGGAAAAGACCAAGATTGAATGAAAAACTTAATATGAATATTACCCCCAAAAAAATGTACTTTAGGAactatcattaaaaattttaaatgatactCCAAGAAAtactttaataaattaaaatagactcaactaaaactttaaaaaaataaataataaagaaatgagTAGATCAACTTTTCAAACAATATCTACAACATTCTTTACAAGTTTCCCTTCAGTTTTTTAACAGCTTCCCACTGGTATCCCAACCTTATCctaaacatttttccaaaatttttaaaaacattttgttTAAGTTGTGCATTgtttctccaaaaatttgtACAGACATTTGCCCCATCCTAGAAATGCACTTATGGAAAAAAGTATTTCTCCATCGAAGTTGATTTACTGGTACCTATAGGCCAGGGACACTCAATTAAGCAACAAAAATATACAAGACAGTTAAACATACATGTAGGCTAACCAACGAAGCAAGAAAAAGCCGAACTTTGGGAACAAGtagaaaatatatgaattttatatatttgcataCCACATGCCAAACGTCCACCGGCATTTCCCGTGGTAAGGCTAAGTTCATGACCACCTACAAATGGATAACTTCAGAAGATTAAGAATGTACAAACATACTAACAATAACAGATAGATGAGGAGAATGTTTGTCCACATCTTAGTGGAGAAACATTCTTTGACATTAAATAACAACTACAGCAGAAAATTGCAACTGAAATCAAACTAATAGACATGAAACATTACCCTTCCCAAGGTCATCCTCAAGCTCATGAACCACAAGGGCCCGGCCAATGACCATATTAGGCCCACTGAGTGGTATCTGCACATGCCAGCCAGTGGAAATAAGCAATGACGGCTAAGAAGTCACTAGTTCCAAAAGAAACACTATTTTGTGCAGTCACACGAATTGGAACACAAGCATACCTGGCTATCCACAATTGTCGCCTCTGCCACTCCTGAATTACACAAGTCAACAACAAAGTTCAGTAAAGGATGATACTAAGTGATTTGAAGAAACTTCCAAGAAATCATTGAAATGGTAATTACCATCGGCATTAGCAATTATGTTTCCCAGGTCACCCGCATGGCGGACTTCGTCCTCAGGAGCACCATGCGTCATCTTATTGGGATTAAAGTGTGCTCCTATttcatagaagaagaaaaacacaaaaacgcACCAAATAGCAATGCAATTACAGTTACAATTCATCAAGAAACAGTAACTAACATTTGCTTCAGTTTCGGATCCAACCTGTAGACATACACCCATTTGTTGTGTCTCCGTACTCGTGCTACACAGAATCAAGACAACAAACACAAAATATTAggggaaagaaaaaagattacAAGATTTATGGAGCGTCACAAATAGAAACTGGATGAAACTAATAAAGAATTTAAGAGGAGACTCACTACATGAAACCCATGGGGTCCGGGAGTGAGTCCAGTGACCCTCACATTCACCGTCGTCGGACCtgtcagaaaaataaaaaacccgTGTTTCAGAAAATCCCATTTCCAACCCAATTAGTGAAAAGATAGGGGTTTTCTGTGCCTAATTAAACACGCATTTCAGGATAAGATGTCTTGAATGCACTTTTTCTATATGCCGAAACACTTCCTTATCGATTGCATTTATGCTAAATACAACCAATAGAAAGTATGTAGatacagagaaaaaaaaatacatttaatgcaCCTATAGGAAAACCCTTAAcgatataaagagagagaagagaagcagAATGGGACCGCCGTCTTCTTGGGCGAGTGTGACGACGCCTTCAACATTGGAGGTGCCCTTGAGGACGGCAACGGCCTTCTTGGTGGCAGCGACGACGGCGAGGGGCTTCGGGGCGGCGGGGAGGGTGAGGGAGATGGATTGGCTGATGGGTTTGAGGGGGAGGCCGTGGAAGGAAGAGTGCAGAGTTGGGCTGTGGATAGGGGTTGAGGAGGGAGGGAAGAGAAGAGTTTGGGAAGCCAAGAGGATGGTCTGCGCCGCCATTGCTGCAATTGCGGTTTGCATTGAAGCGAGGATGAGAATTTAGATAATGTATCAGACCTTCTCTCGCCTCTTCTTCCACTGTTATTCCTTCCTCTGTGTCTGGATTCGTATTGTACTTTAATATATCTGTGGACGGGGAGGCTTTATTTGTGGCCCAACGGCTAGCAAAATACTTACATGATTGAAAGCGGGTTCGGTCGGGTCGGGTATGCCATTGGTCCTCTAGGGACGGATATAAATTTGCTAATCTTAATAACAAGtcaattctagaaaaaaaaaaattttgctAGGCTGACTTGTTTGGAAagtagtttttaaaatatatttatttaattaatatttaagatataaaaGTGTTTCGTCTGTATAGGTAATTAATACTATTTATtcattaagatataaataaaaaaagataaaatacaaaaaatattttatttttaatatatttattaaatttatttggtgattttaaaaaaaaaaaataacgtgACCTTTTTATATTAGTTTTTCTAGATATACTTAtctccctcattctttcaagataaatatatattaatattcactaataaaaaaaaatgacgtttGTATCTTGTagtatattctaaaaaatttaataagtagtttgataaaaattttaaaatattattttattttatttttattattttatattttaatttaaaaaatattttaatcttattttaatacaagATTATCTAACTCATTTTAACAACCAGCACAACCTAAATGTAATATTTGCAATTAAATGtgaataattttgacaaaaataaatcaagctcaaaatctcatatttattataAACTAGTATAAACCCGTGTGATACacgggagagtttaatttaaaaataaaatattaaactcattattttaaataattataacaaaattgatgattatagatttttttttcttttaatactcagtcttttatcaaaatttaagtttaattaattatttactatttaatatgctaatggagaacactctTAATTCAATATACCGCCATTCAATATGCTAAacaataattaacacattaggTAGACCACTTGACAAActacttataatttatttattcattatattatttttatttataaataaaagtttataaaatttataatatatatacattcaaagatgtttgttattttttatttattatattataaatataaattaaaattcttaaatgtgagtaagaataagttttcaataataataaaacattaaaaatatgaattttgatttcttccatagttttaaaaatgtgatatcttaaatattaattaatattgaaaaatccaaacatttggtaaccttaaatattttttttatgaatttgttaagatatcacattttcaagactataatataattattaaagtaaaattaataattaattaatcactacatttgatttaatgcaagtttttgtgGGAAATATTTGACCATTGATTGATAtatggcaaaatactttatctgactatcatattttaatattatatatatagaataaatatataaagataaatttttaaataaatggataattttttatgacttaattaatagttcaagttgtctattaatatttcttagaaaattcatgcaaatttaatataaattttagaggcaaaaatagcttggcagatttttggagggaaaaaaatttgcaaactattttactttaatataatatattatatattattatattatataaagataagattttatttaatggacaatttttgataacttaattaatactttaagtgtctattcatatttctcataaatagtatttatttttgattgattgatggattaattaaatatttattgaaaaacctatgattagcattaaaaaaagatatgaaaaatattttaaatttttatttttaatatatttattaaatttatttggtgattcttaaaaaaaaagtaacgtGACTTCTTATATTAGTTTTTCTAGATATATTTATCTCCCTCCTTCTCTCAAGATAAGTATATATTGATctgataagaaaaaatgacgttTGTATCTtctagtgtattttaaaaaatttaataaataatctgataagaaatttaaaatactttttaattttatttttattattttatattttaatttaaaaaatattttaaacttattttaatacaaGATTATCTAACTCATTTTAACAACGAGCGCAACATAAATGTAATATTTGCAATTAAATGTGAATAATATTGACTAAAATAAATCAAGCTCAAAATCTCATACTTATTATAAATTGTGTGCGGACTCCAAAGTTGGCCCGTGGGCCCAAGGTAAACCGTCCAGGCCAGTCCCCCTTGGGCCCATCGCAAGCTTCAATAATGGCGTGTTTGGTGTTTTATgggaaagaaagataaaaagtgTATAATTCTAAGATATGTCTTCTtcatgataatatatatatatatatttgtaaactagaaaatataaaaataaatagtcaTTTGTATAATAGGTGTTTTTAAGCGCTGATGGGACATGTTCTTTTTAATAGACTTGAGGAGTTAATATCTTTTGAATCTAAAAGTAAGAGATATGTGTATTgatgatgatggaaaaatatgCGAATGCCCAAACAAGACAGTTAATTATATACCTTTACACAACTAAAGACCTTGTCTTTTAGTGAATCTATTTAAAGGGTGTTTGTCTTACCCTTTTTTTAAgatgatttttaagttttttctatttaaaacttgTGTTTCATGAATTGTTAAAACTTTCATAAAAGTCAAACTAAGCAATAAAGTAACTTGGATTATTCCCTCCTTCTCGGGCTGTCTTACAATATCTTCTTAAGCTTGGCTCACAGTAGTACCTTGACTAACTCCCAGTCCAACAGAAGCAAGTCTTACGCCCAATTCATCGGCAATAATGGAAGCGACAAAAATTAGTGGATTCGTGATAAGTTTCTcgcaccaattttttttttttttaaagttggtTAGCGTTTAAGTTAATAATATATTgagataaatgtgttttaaaatatcatttatataattatgtatttgatttaaaaaaattgataagcaaTCAAAATTTaaccaataaataaataaataaacatattgttgaataatacaaataaaattaataaaaataaattataaattgatttcaaattaataaaatttttaccattacatgttgataaattatatataattattaaaaaaatatattaataaaatattttatatttaaatttaagtttaattaataaaaatattaaatatatatattgagacattaaaatatatatatatatatatatatatataaagaaagataGATAAGGGGTAAGGGATGGAGAAGGTGATGATGGAGGCAG
It contains:
- the LOC127798358 gene encoding superoxide dismutase [Cu-Zn], chloroplastic produces the protein MQTAIAAMAAQTILLASQTLLFPPSSTPIHSPTLHSSFHGLPLKPISQSISLTLPAAPKPLAVVAATKKAVAVLKGTSNVEGVVTLAQEDGGPTTVNVRVTGLTPGPHGFHVHEYGDTTNGCMSTGAHFNPNKMTHGAPEDEVRHAGDLGNIIANADGVAEATIVDSQIPLSGPNMVIGRALVVHELEDDLGKGGHELSLTTGNAGGRLACGVVGLTPV